Proteins co-encoded in one Lasioglossum baleicum chromosome 3, iyLasBale1, whole genome shotgun sequence genomic window:
- the U3-55k gene encoding U3 small nuclear riboprotein factor 55K, which translates to MSFFIRKNQSTVANKRKFNGHAAKTKGKKSIKKSVPNDNESIASTDEELAEENEGRRYQEYESEEEEQETAQEKRIRLAKKYLEHIEEEERDRAEFEQGAVTKRLHEEYLEEKGRLRKTVASNYVGHDELIVLKCKEHKNSITCICLSSNGKFLYSGSKDGSLVKWSLKERTKLKSIKGKRKNQEGGMKCVQCMAISTDSKFLVVGDGGCKEIKVLCGDTLSHIKNLQGHRGSVTGLVFRKDTHTLYSASEDRSVKVWNLDDMAYVESLFGHQSGITSIDALARERAITSGGFDGTVRIWKIVEESQLIFNSHGGSIDSVKLINEENFFSCGDDGQLSVWGCLKKKPLCCVPNAHGTDEMNNQPMWISSITALLNTDLVASGSRDGSIKLWKCSDSFRSLNPLFEIQLVGFINALHFTPDGTQLIAGVGQEHRLGRWWRIPEAKNSIVIIPLVQTKNK; encoded by the exons ATGTCATTCTTCATTCGAAAAAATCAAAGTACTGTAGCAAACAAGAGAAAG TTTAATGGTCATGCTGCAAAGACAAAGGGAAAGAAAAGCATAAAGAAATCTGTACCCAATGACAATGAAAGTATTGCTAGTACAGATGAAGAACTTGCAGAGGAAAACGAAGG ACGTCGGTATCAAGAGTACGAAAGTGAGGAGGAAGAACAAGAAACTGCACAGGAGAAGCGTATACGACTGGCAAAGAAATATTTAGAACATATTGAAGAAGAAG agagagatagagcaGAATTTGAGCAGGGAGCAGTAACGAAAAGGCTACACGAAGAATATTTAGAAGAGAAAGGACGGTTAAGGAAAACTGTAGCATCAAATTATGTTGGTCATGACGAGCTAATTGTTTTGAAGTGTAAAGAGCACAAAAATTCTATTACCTGCATATGCCTGTCTAGCAATGGAAAGTTCTTATACTCTGGCTCAAAGGACGGCAGTTTAGTGAAAT GGTCTTTGAAGGAAAGAACCAAATTAAAATCCATCAAAGGGAAGAGAAAGAATCAAGAAGGAGGAATGAAATGTGTACAGTGTATGGCTATTAGCACTGATAGCAAATTTTTG GTAGTAGGAGATGGTGGTTGTAAAGAGATTAAAGTACTTTGTGGGGACACGTTGAGTCATATAAAGAATTTGCAGGGTCACAGGGGTAGCGTGACTGGTCTGGTTTTTCGTAAAGACACACATACGTTGTATTCTGCTTCTGAGGACAGAAGCGTGAAAGTATGGAACTTGGATGACATGGCATATGTTGAATCTCT ATTCGGGCATCAGAGTGGTATTACGTCGATAGACGCACTGGCACGGGAACGAGCCATCACGAGCGGCGGTTTCGACGGGACAGTCCGAATTTGGAAAATCGTCGAAGAATCGCAGCTCATATTTAATAGTCACGGTGGTAGCATAGACAGCGTGAAGCTTATAAACGAAGAAAATTTCTTCAGTTGTGGAGATGACGGACAGTTGTCTGTTTGGGGTTGTTTGAAGAAGAAACCTCTGTGTTGTGTGCCAAACGCGCATGGGACGGACGAGATGAATAACCAGCCAATGTGGATCTCGAGTATAACTGCATTGCTCAATACAGATTTAGTCGCATCAG GCTCGCGAGACGGTTCTATAAAGCTATGGAAATGCAGCGACTCCTTCAGATCGTTGAATCCGCTATTTGAAATTCAGTTAGTGGGTTTCATAAATGCGCTGCACTTCACCCCGGATGGAACTCAACTGATTGCTGGCGTCGGTCAAGAGCACAGACTTGGAAGATGGTGGCGCATACCGGAAGCGAAAAAtagcattgttataataccacTAGTTCAGACGAAAAATAAATAG